Proteins encoded in a region of the Paenibacillus pedocola genome:
- a CDS encoding ferritin, with protein MKEELMKTLNEQMNFEFYSAHVYLAMAAYCSGESLDGFANFFLVQAEEERFHAMKIYKFLNDRDYRVTLAALPEPNNNYTSMLDAFEHAFAHEQQNTKKFYHLADLALDEREHATIYFLKWFIDEQVEEEALFSNIIAKLKRIETDSNAFYMLDAEFAARSFTPPAE; from the coding sequence ATGAAGGAAGAATTAATGAAGACACTCAATGAACAGATGAATTTTGAGTTTTATTCCGCCCATGTATACCTTGCAATGGCCGCTTATTGTTCCGGTGAAAGCTTAGACGGGTTTGCCAACTTTTTCCTGGTGCAGGCCGAAGAAGAACGTTTTCACGCGATGAAGATTTACAAGTTCCTAAATGACCGCGATTACCGCGTCACGCTTGCTGCATTGCCGGAGCCGAATAATAACTATACTTCCATGCTGGATGCGTTTGAGCATGCTTTTGCCCATGAGCAGCAGAACACCAAGAAGTTCTATCATCTGGCCGATCTGGCACTGGATGAACGTGAGCATGCAACAATCTATTTCCTCAAATGGTTTATTGATGAGCAGGTAGAGGAAGAGGCGCTGTTCAGCAATATTATTGCCAAGCTGAAACGCATTGAGACGGACAGCAACGCGTTCTACATGCTGGATGCGGAGTTTGCCGCCCGTTCATTCACACCGCCTGCTGAATAA
- a CDS encoding outer membrane protein assembly factor BamB family protein: protein MLHSRIRKIVSAAAAAAILLPLGGSWLVPNASAETAEVSTGNPYYTKVSAPVIKPLWSFTTATVKDPQAKQAVTALAENGTVFALQNNYRLIALKAATGKKLWEYGNALAPLFTYSSGNIYGLTQKGALYAVNQNGKKLWSADLALPNASSIQRIGETVYVTQGIYLAAVDAASGKLKWKLNENSSYYGTDSLAQSDGVVLRAYTAESVISLSTLVAYDAQTGKKLWEQYRHYMPLAIKDGVLYSEKNLAMLDDDPVNRKIHVSVISLKTGQIKGERLYRWTEKADPDIGFRSGGAYGSAFLDGNNLYVLRGETFARYDFWNYTADGKPEQVWQQSILESEYPLDKVLQQRMLYFNYSDQTFAALKLANGQVMRLSPGENPTVQFDIFGSTIYTGQSDGLFHAYDLISYKPLFTVNAGSRDFASTLKTGNILIVRNGGKLLGIKLPASIQ from the coding sequence ATGTTACATTCACGAATCCGCAAAATAGTCTCCGCTGCTGCCGCAGCCGCTATTTTGCTGCCGCTTGGCGGGAGCTGGCTTGTACCCAATGCTTCTGCTGAAACGGCTGAGGTAAGCACAGGAAATCCCTACTATACAAAAGTTTCCGCACCGGTCATTAAACCGCTCTGGAGCTTTACAACAGCGACAGTAAAGGATCCGCAAGCGAAGCAAGCCGTTACCGCACTGGCTGAGAATGGAACCGTATTTGCGCTCCAAAATAACTACAGGCTAATCGCACTCAAGGCGGCCACAGGCAAAAAATTATGGGAATACGGCAATGCGCTGGCCCCACTTTTCACTTACAGCAGCGGAAATATTTACGGTTTAACGCAAAAAGGCGCACTTTATGCCGTCAATCAAAACGGTAAAAAGCTGTGGTCAGCGGATCTCGCACTGCCTAATGCTTCCAGCATTCAGCGGATTGGCGAAACCGTATACGTTACACAGGGAATCTATCTTGCAGCGGTCGATGCAGCGAGCGGTAAGCTAAAATGGAAGCTTAATGAGAATTCCAGTTACTATGGCACCGATTCACTTGCTCAATCAGATGGCGTGGTATTGCGCGCTTATACTGCAGAAAGTGTCATCTCTCTCTCCACACTTGTTGCTTATGATGCCCAAACCGGTAAAAAGCTGTGGGAACAATACCGCCATTACATGCCTTTGGCTATCAAGGACGGAGTTCTGTACTCCGAGAAGAATTTGGCGATGCTGGATGATGATCCGGTCAACCGCAAAATCCATGTCTCAGTCATCAGCTTAAAAACCGGGCAAATCAAGGGTGAGCGGCTGTACCGCTGGACCGAAAAGGCTGATCCGGATATCGGATTCCGGTCAGGAGGCGCCTATGGCTCCGCTTTCCTGGATGGCAACAATCTCTATGTTCTCCGGGGGGAGACATTCGCACGTTATGACTTCTGGAACTATACGGCGGACGGTAAACCTGAGCAGGTGTGGCAGCAGTCTATTCTCGAGAGTGAATACCCGCTGGATAAAGTGCTGCAACAACGGATGTTATACTTCAACTATAGCGATCAGACGTTTGCTGCACTCAAATTAGCCAATGGACAGGTAATGCGTCTCTCACCAGGAGAAAATCCCACGGTTCAGTTCGATATCTTCGGCTCAACCATTTACACAGGGCAGTCTGACGGCCTATTCCATGCCTATGACCTGATCAGCTACAAGCCTCTGTTCACAGTAAATGCCGGTTCGCGTGATTTTGCGTCCACCCTGAAGACCGGAAATATCCTAATTGTACGTAATGGCGGTAAACTGCTGGGGATCAAACTGCCGGCCTCAATTCAATAA
- a CDS encoding cation diffusion facilitator family transporter codes for MENYSDIKQSEKGAWLSLIAYILLSAIKLFIGNVSGSQALLADGLNNSTDIIASIAILIGLKISRRPPDSNHSYGHFRAETVAALIASFIMIAVGIQVLYQGVNKFIQPSLETPDLLAAWTAAGCAVVMIAVYLYNIRLARSLNSNAMQAVAQDNRSDAMVSMGAFIGIIGSQFGLPWLDPVTAVIVGLLICKTAIQIFSKATHDLTDGFDAGELELMKQTVAEIEGVESIKDIKARVHGNNVLVDTTVLVDSRLNVVQSHDITEEIEDQLKGRHQVADVLVHIEPV; via the coding sequence TTGGAAAACTACAGCGACATCAAACAAAGTGAAAAAGGGGCCTGGCTCAGTCTAATTGCATATATCCTTTTATCAGCAATCAAACTGTTCATCGGGAATGTCTCGGGATCCCAGGCACTTTTAGCCGATGGTCTTAATAATAGTACTGATATTATTGCTTCTATAGCTATTCTAATCGGACTTAAGATATCCAGAAGACCCCCTGATTCCAATCACAGCTACGGGCATTTCAGAGCGGAGACAGTGGCCGCACTGATTGCTTCTTTTATCATGATTGCTGTAGGTATTCAAGTTCTGTACCAAGGTGTGAACAAGTTTATTCAGCCGTCGCTGGAAACGCCAGATCTGCTTGCCGCCTGGACAGCCGCGGGCTGTGCAGTGGTGATGATCGCCGTATATCTGTATAACATCAGGCTGGCCCGTTCGCTAAACAGTAATGCTATGCAGGCAGTAGCCCAGGATAACCGCTCGGATGCCATGGTCAGCATGGGTGCATTCATAGGAATTATCGGTTCACAGTTCGGGCTGCCTTGGCTGGACCCGGTAACGGCAGTGATTGTCGGTCTGCTGATCTGTAAGACAGCCATTCAAATCTTCAGCAAGGCTACACATGATCTGACAGACGGCTTCGATGCCGGTGAGCTGGAGCTGATGAAGCAGACGGTGGCTGAAATTGAGGGCGTAGAATCGATTAAAGATATTAAAGCGAGAGTTCATGGCAACAATGTGCTGGTAGATACTACTGTGCTTGTGGATTCCAGGCTGAATGTTGTGCAGAGCCATGATATCACGGAAGAAATTGAGGATCAGCTGAAGGGCCGCCATCAGGTAGCTGATGTGTTGGTACATATTGAGCCGGTATGA
- a CDS encoding NrtR DNA-binding winged helix domain-containing protein produces MNKRALTDAQGLTEEQFLQTYDAGEYERPSVTVDMLIFTVMEREQDNYRKLSDKSLQLLLIQRGQHPYLGQWALPGGFVSVHESIEEAARRELFTETNIDNIYMEQLYTWGEVERDPRMRVISCSYMALVDRTTLNVQAGDDAADAAWFEVSHQLIESSRRELEQGFELVKLIRITLQNERTTLSGVVKHVETVQGHVRKTHSQIIESEGLAFDHLLMVQYAIERLRGKVEYTDIIFNLMPPLFTLSELQRVYEIILGKELLAAAFRRKIADRVTETEEYTKDAGHRPSKLYRYNMNRE; encoded by the coding sequence ATGAATAAACGAGCCTTAACCGATGCTCAGGGATTAACCGAAGAGCAGTTTCTCCAGACCTATGATGCCGGTGAGTATGAGCGTCCGTCCGTGACCGTGGACATGCTGATTTTTACTGTAATGGAACGGGAACAGGATAACTACCGTAAGCTGTCTGATAAATCGCTGCAGCTTTTGCTAATTCAGCGGGGACAGCATCCCTACCTGGGGCAATGGGCGCTGCCCGGAGGATTCGTGTCGGTCCATGAGAGCATTGAGGAGGCTGCACGCAGGGAGCTGTTCACAGAGACGAATATAGACAACATCTACATGGAGCAGCTGTATACCTGGGGAGAAGTGGAGCGTGATCCGCGGATGCGTGTCATCAGCTGCTCCTATATGGCTTTGGTTGACCGTACAACGCTTAATGTTCAGGCTGGGGATGATGCAGCTGATGCAGCCTGGTTCGAGGTATCACATCAGCTAATTGAGAGCAGCCGCAGGGAGCTGGAGCAGGGCTTTGAACTGGTGAAGCTGATCCGTATTACCTTGCAGAATGAGAGGACAACACTTTCAGGTGTAGTCAAACATGTGGAGACGGTTCAGGGCCATGTCCGAAAAACGCATAGCCAGATTATCGAAAGCGAAGGCTTAGCCTTTGATCACCTGCTGATGGTTCAATACGCAATTGAACGGCTGCGGGGAAAGGTGGAGTATACGGATATTATTTTTAATCTGATGCCTCCGCTGTTTACCTTATCTGAGCTCCAGCGGGTCTATGAGATCATTCTCGGCAAAGAGCTGCTGGCAGCGGCGTTCCGCCGGAAGATTGCCGATCGTGTAACGGAGACTGAGGAATATACGAAGGATGCCGGACACCGGCCATCCAAGCTGTACAGGTACAATATGAACAGGGAATAA
- a CDS encoding NADAR family protein, which translates to MEKFTYFYRSHSPFSQWYPCCFTVDDIRFNCAEQYMMYGKALLFGDEEISRKILLARTPREQKELGKRVRGFVHTEWERHCKTIVYEGNKEKFIQNQELLQLLLDTRGTTLVEASPTDRIWGVGLTEDDPAIRSRSTWRGTNWLGEVLTKLRDDLIDGS; encoded by the coding sequence ATGGAGAAATTCACGTATTTTTACCGGAGCCATTCACCGTTTTCACAGTGGTATCCGTGCTGTTTTACGGTCGATGATATCCGCTTTAACTGTGCTGAGCAGTATATGATGTACGGGAAGGCGCTATTGTTCGGGGACGAGGAGATAAGCCGGAAGATTCTGCTGGCCCGGACACCGAGGGAGCAGAAGGAGCTCGGCAAGAGGGTACGGGGGTTCGTGCATACCGAATGGGAACGCCACTGCAAAACCATCGTCTATGAAGGAAATAAAGAAAAGTTTATTCAGAACCAGGAGCTGCTGCAGTTGCTGTTAGATACCAGAGGTACAACTCTTGTGGAAGCAAGTCCAACAGACCGGATCTGGGGTGTCGGATTAACCGAGGATGATCCGGCCATCCGCAGCAGAAGCACTTGGCGCGGTACAAACTGGCTGGGTGAGGTTCTGACAAAACTGCGGGATGATCTTATTGACGGATCGTAA
- a CDS encoding TIGR02452 family protein produces the protein MNAKSNPRDKRAAIAQETLDIITNGSYMNSSGQVVDIAEFVRSAIAGSQLYSPEQLTTLNGDIIERIHHQPQHKTVIEVSGETTLQAAQRLVEQEGIKHTVCLNFASAKNPGGGFLGGSQAQEESLARASALYPCISQMKEMYDYNRSRKTCLYSHYMIHSPGVPVFRDRQDVLLAKPFAVSMITAPAVNAGVVKERELHELPRIAEVMLERIRYILTVAAVHGHSAVVLGAYGCGVFRNDPLEVAGYFRQVLMEEGYQNLFDTIVFAVLDLSPHQGVISAFRRTLL, from the coding sequence ATGAACGCTAAAAGCAATCCAAGAGATAAAAGAGCCGCAATTGCTCAAGAGACTTTGGATATAATTACAAATGGCAGCTATATGAACAGCTCTGGACAGGTGGTAGATATTGCAGAATTCGTCCGGTCGGCAATTGCCGGTTCCCAGCTGTACTCACCGGAGCAGCTGACAACGCTTAACGGGGACATTATTGAGCGTATCCATCATCAACCGCAGCATAAGACGGTTATTGAGGTCAGCGGTGAAACCACACTGCAGGCAGCGCAGCGGCTTGTAGAACAAGAGGGAATTAAGCACACAGTGTGTCTTAACTTTGCTTCCGCCAAGAACCCCGGCGGCGGCTTCCTTGGTGGAAGCCAAGCACAGGAGGAGAGCTTAGCCAGAGCTTCTGCCCTTTATCCCTGCATCTCACAAATGAAAGAAATGTATGACTATAACCGCAGCCGGAAAACCTGCCTGTATTCGCATTACATGATTCATTCACCAGGCGTTCCTGTGTTCAGAGACAGGCAGGACGTCCTGCTCGCCAAACCCTTTGCGGTTTCGATGATTACAGCACCTGCTGTGAACGCTGGGGTGGTTAAGGAGCGGGAACTCCATGAGTTACCGCGGATTGCCGAAGTGATGCTGGAACGGATCCGCTATATCCTGACAGTTGCTGCAGTGCATGGCCATTCTGCCGTTGTGCTGGGAGCTTACGGCTGTGGTGTATTCCGCAATGACCCTCTTGAGGTTGCCGGGTACTTCCGTCAGGTGCTGATGGAAGAGGGCTACCAGAACCTTTTTGACACAATCGTATTTGCTGTTCTGGACCTGTCGCCGCACCAAGGGGTAATCAGTGCCTTCCGGCGGACATTGCTATAA
- a CDS encoding bacteriohemerythrin, translated as MIDWKESYNIGVEKIDCQHRQLLLKLNEFFDACTNQKGKEKIEETLRFLKEYTIEHFGSEEQLMADIDFPELAEHQKTHAEFVQTVLELEESVKTKGVSVLSTIKLNRTLTDWLLSHISKCDQLIGDCIASKNKAV; from the coding sequence ATGATCGATTGGAAGGAATCCTATAACATCGGTGTAGAAAAGATCGATTGCCAGCACAGACAGCTGCTGCTGAAGCTGAATGAATTTTTTGATGCATGTACTAACCAGAAGGGCAAAGAGAAGATCGAAGAAACACTGAGGTTCCTTAAGGAATATACGATTGAGCATTTTGGCAGCGAAGAGCAGCTGATGGCAGATATCGACTTTCCTGAACTTGCCGAGCACCAGAAGACACATGCTGAATTTGTACAGACCGTTCTGGAACTTGAAGAGAGTGTGAAGACCAAGGGAGTATCCGTACTGTCGACGATTAAGCTGAACCGTACGCTGACAGACTGGCTCCTGAGCCACATCAGCAAATGCGATCAACTGATCGGGGATTGCATCGCCAGCAAAAATAAAGCGGTATAA
- a CDS encoding metallophosphoesterase: MMRNLRMLISGTVMLLVLGLVNFYIGYHLWVLLENLLPGISEGVYWTVFMVIAFAYMIGMVPWPKAVKPAARLFKVVGSYYLACMEFAVIMLPLTDLLYWVLGLAGFERTAFTAEAGVTLTLLLAVFLLWGSRNAWSTIVRTHPIRIDKSIGTSSPLTVAVASDLHLGNIVGNRHLRKMVAEINGMKPDIILLAGDVLDDSIEPFIRNGMIEHLKQLKARHGVFAVLGNHEYYGGSIGQYTELMARNGIRVLQDEVVETAGVYIVGRKDKTAESMEGGRLSVSALLEGLELSRPIIMMDHQPTGFDIAAKAGVDVLLSGHTHRGQIAPNHWITKRLFELDWGYLLKDKLHVVVSSGYGTWGPPIRLASRSELIKLEVLLEGSKSYSEEPLSAKTVLV, translated from the coding sequence ATGATGAGAAATCTGCGCATGCTCATTTCAGGCACTGTAATGCTGCTGGTATTGGGACTTGTAAACTTCTACATTGGCTATCATCTCTGGGTTCTGCTGGAGAACCTGCTGCCGGGTATTTCAGAAGGTGTATACTGGACGGTATTCATGGTCATTGCGTTTGCTTATATGATCGGTATGGTGCCGTGGCCGAAGGCTGTAAAGCCAGCCGCCAGACTATTTAAGGTGGTTGGCTCTTACTATTTGGCCTGTATGGAGTTCGCCGTTATTATGCTGCCGCTGACCGATCTGCTTTACTGGGTGCTGGGTCTGGCGGGCTTTGAACGGACCGCGTTCACTGCTGAGGCGGGGGTCACACTTACGCTGCTGCTCGCGGTGTTCCTGCTGTGGGGTTCGCGGAATGCCTGGAGCACGATCGTGCGAACGCATCCTATCCGGATTGATAAATCCATCGGGACGAGCAGCCCGTTAACTGTTGCTGTTGCGTCGGATCTGCATTTGGGCAATATCGTCGGTAACCGTCATCTGCGCAAAATGGTAGCCGAAATCAACGGGATGAAGCCGGATATCATTCTTTTGGCCGGGGATGTACTAGATGACAGTATCGAGCCGTTTATCCGCAACGGAATGATTGAACATCTGAAGCAGCTCAAGGCCCGGCACGGTGTGTTTGCCGTTCTTGGCAACCATGAGTATTACGGAGGTTCTATCGGTCAATATACCGAGCTCATGGCCCGCAACGGCATCCGCGTGCTGCAGGACGAAGTGGTGGAAACTGCGGGTGTATATATTGTAGGCCGCAAAGACAAAACAGCGGAGTCCATGGAAGGCGGCAGATTAAGTGTATCTGCACTGCTGGAAGGTCTTGAACTTTCCCGCCCGATTATAATGATGGACCATCAGCCGACAGGATTCGATATCGCCGCCAAAGCCGGAGTTGATGTTCTGTTGTCCGGTCACACCCACCGCGGGCAGATTGCACCGAATCACTGGATTACAAAACGGCTGTTTGAACTGGACTGGGGTTATCTGCTCAAGGATAAATTGCATGTGGTCGTCTCCTCGGGGTACGGAACCTGGGGACCTCCAATCCGTCTCGCCAGCCGCTCCGAGCTGATCAAGCTGGAGGTGCTGCTGGAAGGCAGCAAGAGCTACAGTGAAGAACCGCTGTCTGCCAAGACGGTATTGGTCTGA
- a CDS encoding DUF3977 family protein, whose protein sequence is MKYIEFGIGNRWFVRTETELADGTEFEVKGIAGPVNLHSLYIRCWVGKTVWIFDVRSGFKKIRKNRKTFKLIFGVSSYLDE, encoded by the coding sequence CTGAAATATATCGAGTTTGGCATCGGAAACCGCTGGTTTGTCCGGACCGAGACAGAATTGGCGGATGGAACTGAATTTGAGGTGAAAGGAATCGCCGGTCCGGTAAACCTGCATTCCTTATACATAAGATGTTGGGTAGGAAAAACAGTCTGGATATTTGACGTCAGATCGGGCTTTAAAAAAATCCGCAAAAACCGGAAAACATTCAAACTGATATTTGGTGTCAGCAGTTACTTGGATGAATAA
- a CDS encoding MarR family winged helix-turn-helix transcriptional regulator — translation MMDDLQKLVLEQPLPTEAFFTLVETTANVVAVSERYWQAHGLNGARIRILVEIAKHGGSILPSILAEKIGVTKANISLLLSPLEKEGYIVRADHAEDGRKTVISITGEGQSLLLEHLPHNRQAVAERMNRLDEQELVQLMSLLHKLNRPL, via the coding sequence ATGATGGACGATTTACAGAAGCTTGTGCTGGAGCAGCCGTTGCCTACCGAGGCTTTTTTCACCCTGGTGGAGACGACGGCGAATGTTGTAGCTGTCTCGGAAAGATATTGGCAGGCACATGGACTGAATGGAGCGAGAATCCGGATTCTGGTGGAGATCGCCAAACATGGCGGCAGTATTCTGCCTTCGATTCTTGCAGAGAAAATCGGTGTAACCAAAGCTAATATAAGCTTGCTGCTCTCACCGCTAGAGAAGGAAGGTTACATCGTAAGAGCTGACCACGCCGAAGACGGCCGCAAGACGGTGATTTCTATCACCGGTGAGGGTCAATCCTTGCTGCTGGAGCATCTGCCCCACAACCGGCAGGCGGTAGCAGAGCGGATGAACAGACTGGACGAACAGGAGCTTGTTCAGCTGATGTCGCTGCTGCATAAGCTGAACCGCCCCTTATAG